The following is a genomic window from Labeo rohita strain BAU-BD-2019 chromosome 11, IGBB_LRoh.1.0, whole genome shotgun sequence.
CATTTATGTTATGGCTGTATAAACAATCATTTTCCTACACTTGCATTCAATGGAGTTCATGTATtagataaaaatgcaataacttttttttatcagaaatgCTCTTTCTTCAACTCCAGGATGTCCCTCAAAAGCACAATCTAAATGGAGAATATGTTTTCCCGACTCTGATTTGAAAAACTTATGGACCTCTCCTCACAGTCTTTTTAttccaaataaaattaaagaactCCATTTCAAAATTGTGCATGGATACTACCCTTGTAATCTATTTTTGAGCAGGttctctgaaaatatatcttctttgtgttcattttgtaataCTGATGAAGAATCTGTTTTACATCTGTTTTGTCATTGCCCATTCTCCAAGTCTTTTTGGTCAAGACTTACCATATTAATATCTTTTTGTTGTAacaaaatgatagaaatgacAGAACCTATAATTTTTTTGTCTGACTTTCATTCTAAACACAGTAATCTTGTCCATACTGTATTATTGCTTTGTCTTCTGGGTAAATTTCACCTTCATAAAGCCAGAAATATTCATTGTAAACCTAACTTTAGATTGTTTTCATCTgatttaaagtctttttttgcCTCTTTTAACAATGTGTCCAAACCATTGAACTCAAAGGcttctaaaacttttaaaatccttGAGTCAGTTGTACAACATctttgagtttttctttttttttatgtccgTATGCCCCGTGTTACATCttcattattgtaatatttgaatttgcaataaaaaataaaaaaataaaatgtagtcaCGTGGTACAGTAAGTGACGTCATTTCGAACGCGTTGGATTTGCCTCGACAGAAGCTGAGCGCGTCTGCTGTGAGAGTGGCGGTGTtgagctgtcagtcaaaccgAAAGTAAAAAAGCCTATATAAACCAACACACAATCACAGCTTCATCACTGAAACAACCAGAGCCTCAAACCTCCGGACCTAAACACAGCAAACAGAGCTTTCATCcgcacttttttaaaaaaaataaataaataaaatgggcTTGTTTTTCTCTAGTCTTTTCCCTCGTCTCTTCGATAAAAAAGAGATGAGGTTGCTCATGGGTGAGTACAAATATTACTTATTGTTTTcatgaaatttaattaaaacgtAAGAACATATTCCAATTATGAATCTTGAACTTATTCATTGtggaataaatgttaatatttctttttttgaagtTGGTCTGGATGCAGCAGGGAAAACAACAGTCCTCTACAAACTCAAACTTGGTGAAGTTGTCACAACTATCCCAACTCTAGGTAAAAAACTTAagctcaaataaatgtattaacagtttaaaaggacattttataaGTACAGAATCATATAGACTGCTTGAATTGTGAGTAATAATGACTGATTCTCTCTAGGTTTTAACGTGGAGACAGTTGAATATAAAAACATCTCATTCACCGTTTGGGATGTCGGCGGTCAGGACGTTATCAGACGCCTCTGGAGACATTACTATCAAAACACTAAGGTAAATTTCAGTTTCAACAACATTTAATATCTAGCCAGTCACGTTTATGAGCTGTATTgagtgtaaatgtgtgtttgtgtgatttaGGGTTTGATCTTTGTGGTGGACAGCAGTGATCATGACCGGATTGAAACGGCAGCGGAGGAGCTAAACGCGATGCTGGCGGAGGACGAGATGAGAGATGTGGTTCTGTTAGTTTTCGCAAACAAGCAGGATTTACCCAAAGCCATGCCGGTCCATCAGCTGACAGAAAGACTGGGTTTGCACAAACTGAGAGGAAGACAGGTGAGACATACAAACTCTGTTTGACATGCAATGCATGATGTAGTGTGTTTCAGTGAAGTAAACGtgtttctctgtctttctcGCAGTGGTTTGTTCAGCCCACATGTGCGGTTCAAGGATCAGGTTTATATGAAGGACTGGATTGGCTCTCGAATCAACTGTCCAAACgataaaacacttaaaaggTCAAACTACTTGAAGAAAAGGCACTAAATCAGAGCTGAATGTATATATTACGTCTccaactttaaatatttatgaaatattcttAATTCTAGCTCAGTACTTCCTATGTAGTtaattttactactgtaaagatgtatttttggtctgtttttgGTTCTAATGTACGTTTATCTACAATATATGTCTTTCAATTAaatgttgtatttattatttaatgttttgtttttaaatatttttatgcatcagataattttaatttaatttttcatagaaaatgaccaatttgCAGTACGATTTTGGTCATTGTACAGTTTTTCTAATCTAAAACCAaacatttaattgtaataaataagtCTGAAACAACTTTCTGTGTGATTTCAGTCTTTGAATACtagaaatatacacacacacacacacacacacacacacatacatatatatatatatatatataggcagtGAAAAcggcaaaaaaaaagtgtactatAGTTAAACGATGTTAatcacaaattaaccatggttttactacactaaccatagtttaaccatggtatttatgGTAAAACGGTGGTTAtacaaaaaagatgaaaaaaaatggttactacactttactataataaaaacatggttaattttctttcatctttccgttttgtttttataactaatTGTACTGTCTTagtggtttgatgttttctactgtttaaaaaaaatattttttgaaaaaacaaacaaacaaaaattcgTCATACCCGCACCGAAGTCTCgatccgaatcaaatgattcgcgttcCGGAGTTCTATCTgcataatgattcgcgaaccatcatttcagatcagtaCTTCGAAAcgcggatcgtgaatcattcagTGGAATAACTGAACTGAATAGAAATCGCGAAACCgatccaaagttccgatctgaatcaaatgattcacgaacctgctctgaagtcgcgatctgaataaaatgattcgtgATTCACGATCCGATTCGAGCATTATGAaagagtgaatcattttgtgacgcGATTGTTTAACCGATTTTGAACTGTCAGAAAGCtccgtttcacccatcactacaagcgatgtcgaaattcgaaaatgaatgcctcttttaatctgttttttgctagtgaatcgttTGAACggaatgatcgaagtcacgagtttgaatcaatcggagcggttccaacgtaaatgactcactccaATGATTCAGTTTGTCGAGTCCTACGCTTTTCGCATCTTCTTTAGCcgtgtttacacgacactgtaaatattacgggc
Proteins encoded in this region:
- the LOC127172923 gene encoding ADP-ribosylation factor 4, producing the protein MGLFFSSLFPRLFDKKEMRLLMVGLDAAGKTTVLYKLKLGEVVTTIPTLGFNVETVEYKNISFTVWDVGGQDVIRRLWRHYYQNTKGLIFVVDSSDHDRIETAAEELNAMLAEDEMRDVVLLVFANKQDLPKAMPVHQLTERLGLHKLRGRQWFVQPTCAVQGSGLYEGLDWLSNQLSKR